From one Pseudomonadota bacterium genomic stretch:
- the rplU gene encoding 50S ribosomal protein L21, with translation MYAVIKTGGKQYKVTEGANLKVEKLDGEAGAALMLDEVLFIGGNGTPKIGRPLLSGASVEATIVRQARDKKVLVYKKKRRKGYEKKVGHRQPYTELKITKINA, from the coding sequence GTGTACGCAGTCATCAAAACAGGCGGAAAGCAGTACAAGGTCACCGAGGGCGCAAACCTCAAGGTCGAGAAACTCGACGGCGAGGCCGGTGCGGCGCTCATGCTCGACGAGGTCCTCTTCATCGGCGGGAACGGAACGCCGAAGATCGGCCGGCCGCTCCTCTCGGGCGCATCGGTCGAGGCCACGATCGTGCGCCAGGCGCGCGACAAGAAGGTCCTTGTCTACAAGAAGAAGAGGCGCAAGGGCTACGAGAAGAAGGTCGGCCACCGCCAGCCGTACACTGAGCTGAAGATCACGAAGATAAATGCGTAA
- the rpmA gene encoding 50S ribosomal protein L27, producing MAHKKSAGSAKNGRDSNAQRRGVKRFGGEFVRAGNIIIRQCGTKIHPGENVGIGKDYTLFATADGVLNFTNGRNDRKFANVVPAAK from the coding sequence ATGGCACATAAAAAATCGGCAGGTTCGGCGAAGAACGGGCGCGACAGCAACGCCCAGCGCCGCGGGGTGAAGCGTTTCGGCGGCGAGTTTGTCCGCGCGGGCAACATCATCATAAGGCAGTGCGGCACCAAGATCCATCCGGGCGAGAACGTGGGGATCGGCAAGGACTACACTCTCTTTGCCACCGCGGACGGCGTCCTCAATTTCACCAACGGCCGCAACGACAGAAAGTTCGCGAACGTGGTGCCCGCCGCAAAGTAG
- the obgE gene encoding GTPase ObgE: MKFIDEAIIEVTAGDGGNGCASFRREKYVPRGGPDGGDGGDGGSVVFRTDGGLTTLMDVRYKRHFKAGRGGHGKGKQMYGAAGESCLVRLPAGTEVHDADTGEILADLDRPGIEWTAAAGGKGGLGNMRFASSTHQAPREHTPGTKGERRRLRLTLKLLADVGLVGLPNAGKSTLISALSNARPKIAAYPFTTKTPCLGMAKGPDGAGFVIADIPGLIEGAHEGAGMGIQFLKHIERTRIILHLIDPTDPSHEDAAAGYSAIRGELGAYSEELRGRPEIVVLTKMDLPEARERRAEAEAGLSRVGVGRAIAISAPTHEGLGELLTEVAKALRGAKGREE; this comes from the coding sequence ATGAAATTCATCGACGAAGCCATAATTGAAGTGACGGCCGGCGACGGCGGCAACGGGTGCGCGAGCTTCCGCAGGGAGAAGTACGTCCCGCGCGGGGGCCCGGACGGCGGCGACGGCGGCGACGGCGGGAGCGTCGTCTTCCGCACCGACGGCGGCCTCACCACCCTCATGGACGTGCGATACAAGAGGCATTTCAAGGCGGGCCGCGGGGGACACGGAAAGGGAAAACAGATGTACGGCGCCGCGGGGGAGTCCTGCCTGGTCCGCCTCCCCGCCGGGACAGAGGTTCACGACGCGGACACCGGAGAGATCCTGGCCGACCTGGACAGGCCCGGCATCGAATGGACGGCCGCCGCCGGCGGCAAGGGGGGGCTGGGCAACATGCGCTTTGCCTCCTCCACCCACCAGGCGCCGAGGGAGCACACGCCCGGGACGAAGGGGGAGAGGCGCAGACTCAGGCTTACGCTCAAGCTGCTGGCGGACGTGGGGCTCGTGGGGCTGCCAAACGCGGGCAAGTCCACGCTGATCTCCGCGCTGTCGAACGCGAGGCCGAAGATCGCCGCCTATCCCTTCACGACGAAGACCCCGTGCCTCGGGATGGCGAAGGGCCCCGACGGAGCGGGCTTCGTGATCGCGGACATCCCGGGGCTCATAGAGGGAGCGCACGAGGGCGCGGGCATGGGGATACAGTTTCTCAAGCACATAGAGAGGACGCGCATAATACTCCACCTCATAGACCCGACCGACCCTTCGCACGAGGACGCGGCGGCCGGCTACTCCGCCATCAGGGGCGAGCTCGGCGCGTACAGCGAGGAACTCCGCGGGCGGCCGGAGATAGTGGTGCTCACGAAGATGGACCTGCCCGAGGCGCGCGAGCGAAGGGCGGAGGCGGAGGCCGGGCTCAGCCGCGTCGGGGTTGGGCGGGCGATTGCGATATCGGCCCCCACCCACGAGGGGCTGGGCGAGCTTCTGACAGAGGTGGCGAAGGCCCTGCGGGGAGCAAAGGGACGGGAGGAATAG
- the rsfS gene encoding ribosome silencing factor: MTTRTLARRIAKIASDHKAMDIAVLDLRKLTSFTDFFVIASGSSDRQVQAIAEAIEEGLKDAGRRPIGEEGVRSGRWALLDYGDVVTHVFYQADREHYQLEKLWFDAPRVVFKGING; this comes from the coding sequence ATGACCACTCGCACGCTGGCGCGCAGGATCGCGAAGATCGCCTCCGACCACAAGGCGATGGACATAGCCGTGCTGGACCTGCGAAAGCTCACGAGCTTCACCGACTTCTTCGTGATAGCGAGCGGGAGCTCCGACCGGCAGGTCCAGGCCATAGCCGAGGCGATAGAGGAGGGGCTCAAGGATGCCGGCCGAAGGCCGATCGGCGAGGAGGGGGTGCGCTCGGGCCGCTGGGCGCTCCTGGATTACGGCGACGTGGTGACCCACGTCTTCTACCAGGCGGACCGGGAACACTACCAGCTCGAGAAGCTCTGGTTCGACGCGCCGAGGGTGGTCTTCAAGGGCATCAACGGCTGA